From a region of the Gemmatimonas aurantiaca genome:
- a CDS encoding aspartate aminotransferase family protein codes for MTAAATASQSLDALWMPFTANKAYKAHPRILVSAKDMHYRSDDGREILDGTAGLWCVNAGHCRQSIVDAMMQAATTLDYAPGFQMGHPLMFALAGRLAAVLPDGMDSVFFSGSGSESVDSALKIALAYHQARGEPQRVRFIGRQRGYHGVGFGGISVGGIENNRKTFAAQLLPHVDHLPHTFDLAHQAFSKGQPQWGGHLADALEELVTRHGAETIAAVIVEPMAGSTGVLLPPVGYLERLRELCTKYGILLIFDEVITGFGRVGAPFAAQVFGVTPDILTVAKGLTNAAVPMGATCVKTSIYDTVVQSSPRGIEFFHGYTYSGHPLAAAAGLAALDVYQNEGLLTRAATLGPVWEEALHSLRDAPHVIDIRNIGLVGGIELAVRDGVAGARGYDVFTNAFHAQDALIRVTGDIIALSPPLIISEEQIHELVGKVRRAIEATA; via the coding sequence ATGACTGCCGCCGCCACTGCTTCCCAATCGCTCGACGCGCTCTGGATGCCCTTCACCGCGAACAAGGCATACAAGGCGCATCCCCGCATTCTCGTGAGTGCGAAGGACATGCACTATCGCTCGGATGACGGACGCGAGATCCTCGATGGTACGGCCGGCCTCTGGTGTGTGAATGCCGGTCACTGTCGACAGTCGATCGTGGATGCGATGATGCAGGCCGCCACCACGCTCGACTATGCGCCGGGGTTCCAGATGGGACATCCGCTCATGTTCGCGCTGGCGGGGCGTCTCGCGGCCGTGCTCCCCGACGGCATGGACAGTGTGTTCTTCTCGGGATCCGGCAGTGAGTCGGTGGACAGTGCACTGAAGATCGCCCTGGCCTACCATCAGGCGCGTGGTGAGCCGCAGCGTGTGCGCTTCATCGGCCGTCAGCGCGGCTATCATGGCGTGGGTTTCGGTGGCATTTCCGTTGGTGGGATCGAGAACAACCGCAAGACGTTCGCGGCGCAGCTGCTGCCGCACGTCGACCATCTGCCGCACACATTCGACCTCGCCCATCAGGCGTTCTCGAAAGGGCAACCGCAGTGGGGTGGACATCTGGCGGATGCGCTCGAGGAACTGGTGACCAGACACGGCGCCGAAACGATCGCCGCGGTGATCGTCGAACCGATGGCGGGATCCACCGGCGTCCTGCTGCCGCCGGTGGGATATCTGGAACGGCTGCGTGAGCTGTGCACCAAATACGGCATTCTGCTCATCTTCGACGAAGTCATCACCGGCTTCGGTCGGGTGGGTGCGCCGTTTGCCGCTCAGGTCTTCGGGGTCACGCCCGATATCCTCACCGTGGCCAAGGGGCTCACGAACGCGGCCGTGCCCATGGGCGCCACCTGCGTGAAGACGTCGATCTATGACACAGTCGTCCAGTCCTCACCGCGTGGCATCGAGTTCTTCCACGGATATACGTACAGCGGTCATCCGCTTGCCGCGGCGGCGGGGCTTGCCGCGCTCGATGTATACCAGAACGAAGGGCTGCTCACCCGGGCCGCCACACTCGGCCCCGTGTGGGAGGAAGCACTGCACAGCCTGCGTGATGCGCCGCATGTGATCGACATCCGCAACATCGGTCTGGTGGGCGGTATCGAGCTCGCCGTGCGTGACGGCGTGGCGGGTGCCCGTGGCTACGATGTGTTCACCAATGCGTTCCACGCGCAGGACGCGCTGATCCGGGTCACCGGGGACATCATCGCGCTGTCGCCGCCGCTCATCATCAGCGAAGAACAGATCCACGAACTGGTCGGCAAGGTCCGCCGCGCCATCGAGGCCACGGCGTAG
- a CDS encoding sodium:solute symporter family protein, giving the protein MTTHLVWLIGYSIAQLALGAWISRRVKTSSDFFVAGRALGPGLLFSTMLAANIGAGSTVGATGLGYKDGFAAIWWVLSAGIGSLLLAFWIGPAIRRVAAAHDLRTVGDYLEFRYGVQVRTLISALLWIGSVFILAGQLIAVSWILNVIAGVPKTAGCILAGVLITVYFASGGLLTSAYVNVVQLTVKLVGFAIAIPFALNAAGGWDTLRAFMPTPTYWNPLQSGESGLVYLAMLGPAFVVSPGLLQKVYGARDDRAVRIGVGLNALALVLYAAVPVLLGMMARAQFPDLPQPELALPTLLAQGVPAAVGALGLAAVFSAELSAADAVLFILTTSLSQDFYKRFRNPGASDAELLRVTRLTAVIAGAAGVAIALVAAGVVSALSIFYTIMGVSLFVPILAGLYSARATSADAMAAIIAGIAVVGGWRLFLDGKPISGITPPMGGLVAAILAFVIMHAIGRGRGSGGDTGGVRARP; this is encoded by the coding sequence ATGACGACACATCTGGTCTGGTTGATCGGTTATTCCATCGCGCAACTGGCGCTGGGCGCGTGGATTTCCCGGCGCGTGAAGACATCCAGTGATTTTTTCGTGGCAGGCCGTGCACTTGGTCCCGGACTCCTGTTCAGCACCATGCTGGCGGCGAACATCGGGGCCGGGTCCACCGTCGGCGCCACCGGGCTGGGATACAAGGATGGCTTTGCCGCCATCTGGTGGGTGCTGTCGGCCGGGATCGGCTCCTTGCTGCTGGCCTTCTGGATCGGGCCGGCGATCCGCCGGGTGGCCGCCGCTCATGACCTGCGCACCGTCGGGGACTACCTCGAATTCCGGTATGGCGTGCAAGTGCGCACACTCATATCGGCGCTGCTGTGGATCGGCTCCGTATTCATTCTCGCGGGACAGCTCATTGCCGTCTCGTGGATTCTGAACGTGATCGCCGGCGTTCCAAAAACCGCAGGCTGCATTCTCGCCGGTGTGCTGATCACCGTGTATTTCGCTTCCGGCGGTTTGCTCACGTCGGCGTACGTGAACGTCGTGCAGCTGACCGTGAAGCTGGTGGGTTTCGCCATCGCGATCCCGTTTGCACTCAACGCCGCCGGTGGGTGGGACACGCTCCGCGCGTTCATGCCCACCCCGACCTACTGGAATCCGCTGCAGAGCGGTGAGTCGGGCCTCGTCTACCTGGCCATGCTCGGTCCCGCCTTCGTCGTTTCCCCGGGGCTGCTGCAGAAGGTGTACGGCGCCCGCGACGATCGGGCCGTGCGGATCGGCGTGGGACTGAACGCGCTGGCGCTGGTGCTGTATGCGGCGGTCCCCGTGCTGCTGGGCATGATGGCGCGCGCCCAGTTCCCCGATCTCCCGCAGCCCGAACTGGCGTTGCCGACCCTGCTGGCGCAGGGTGTCCCGGCGGCCGTCGGTGCGCTCGGACTGGCCGCCGTGTTCTCGGCCGAACTGAGTGCGGCCGATGCGGTGCTCTTCATTCTCACCACGTCGCTGTCGCAGGACTTCTACAAGCGGTTCCGCAATCCCGGTGCGAGTGATGCGGAACTGTTGCGCGTCACGCGCCTCACCGCGGTGATCGCCGGTGCGGCGGGTGTGGCCATCGCGCTCGTGGCGGCAGGCGTGGTGAGCGCACTCAGCATCTTCTACACCATCATGGGTGTGAGTCTCTTCGTGCCGATCCTGGCTGGACTCTACAGCGCCCGCGCCACATCGGCCGATGCGATGGCCGCCATCATCGCCGGCATCGCGGTGGTCGGTGGCTGGCGTCTGTTCCTGGATGGCAAGCCGATCTCCGGTATCACCCCGCCCATGGGTGGACTCGTCGCCGCCATCCTGGCTTTCGTGATCATGCACGCCATCGGTCGCGGGCGTGGAAGTGGCGGTGACACCGGCGGAGTCCGCGCCCGTCCCTAG
- a CDS encoding P1 family peptidase yields MDQSYHPVRGRAERRACWTLAAAAVFVPTVLAAQQPPAQQQRPAMPRITVLGTGPSNSLTDVPGLKVGHYTRTDSGYRSGTTVIRTEQGATAGYSQMGGAPGTKETDLLKPGGQVRGVQAIVLSGGSAYGLDAASGVMQWMEENKFGVFVGAGVVPIVPAAILMDLGRGGDFKKRPDASFGYKATVAASNQPVKSGRIGVGMGAGWGMGTASVKLSNGYTVAAIVGLNPAGSPVDPRTCLPYGLFLEIDNEFNLVQPKAEECQAANAGRGGPNDGSDSAPRNTTIALVATDAPLLDLEAGRMAEIANAGLARSIRPIHNIGDGDTVFGMATTPFTTQLSNADLQAVFNAAADVLGRAVVHAVVESKQVGSSRMGYCQQYPSACVKRK; encoded by the coding sequence ATGGATCAGTCGTATCATCCGGTTCGCGGGCGCGCCGAGCGGCGCGCCTGCTGGACCCTTGCCGCCGCGGCGGTGTTCGTGCCCACCGTGCTCGCGGCTCAGCAGCCACCGGCACAGCAACAGCGGCCGGCCATGCCGCGCATCACGGTGCTCGGAACGGGTCCGTCCAATTCCCTCACGGATGTGCCGGGCCTCAAGGTCGGACACTACACCCGCACCGACAGCGGCTATCGCTCGGGCACGACGGTCATTCGCACCGAGCAGGGCGCCACGGCGGGATACTCGCAGATGGGTGGCGCGCCGGGCACCAAGGAGACCGATCTTCTCAAACCCGGCGGTCAGGTGCGCGGTGTGCAGGCCATCGTGCTCAGCGGCGGCAGCGCATACGGTCTCGATGCCGCCAGCGGTGTGATGCAGTGGATGGAGGAGAACAAGTTCGGCGTCTTCGTGGGGGCCGGCGTGGTGCCCATCGTGCCGGCGGCGATCCTCATGGATCTGGGACGTGGCGGCGACTTCAAGAAGCGTCCGGATGCCAGCTTCGGATACAAGGCCACGGTGGCGGCTTCGAACCAGCCGGTGAAGAGTGGTCGTATCGGCGTGGGCATGGGAGCCGGCTGGGGCATGGGCACGGCCAGCGTGAAGCTGTCCAACGGGTATACGGTGGCCGCCATCGTGGGACTCAATCCCGCCGGCTCACCCGTCGATCCGCGCACCTGCCTCCCGTACGGGCTCTTCCTCGAGATCGACAACGAGTTCAATCTCGTGCAACCCAAGGCGGAGGAGTGTCAGGCCGCCAACGCCGGTCGTGGTGGCCCGAACGACGGCTCCGACAGCGCGCCGCGCAATACGACCATCGCACTCGTCGCCACCGATGCTCCGCTGCTCGATCTCGAAGCCGGACGCATGGCGGAAATCGCGAATGCGGGCCTCGCGCGGTCCATCCGTCCGATCCACAACATCGGTGACGGCGACACGGTGTTCGGTATGGCCACGACGCCGTTCACCACGCAGCTGAGCAATGCCGATCTGCAGGCGGTGTTCAACGCCGCGGCCGACGTCCTCGGACGCGCGGTGGTGCACGCGGTCGTGGAGTCGAAGCAGGTGGGCAGCAGCCGCATGGGCTACTGCCAGCAGTACCCGAGCGCCTGCGTCAAGCGGAAGTAG
- a CDS encoding TonB-dependent receptor, with amino-acid sequence MTRRSRWSGVFLGVALAMFGTSPLRAQATGTVTGRVTDSRSGIPLPGAQVFADNNRDRVVRTDADGRYRLSTLPPGERTIQVRMIGYSNKSAAATVGAGQTVTVDMALDVQPLDLDAVVVTGQGGEISKRRIATTVDVVSAEKIEASPAKRLDELLQTNLPSAQIRLTSGQPGTTSIMRTRGITSVSSNSTPVIYVDGVRMDNLNTIATLGINVSGVRGQGAATSAIADLPMDNIERIEFIPGGAATTLYGSDAANGVIQIFTKRGSTGGTKGYFETRTGYDTPQTQFQFFKATRDLLYRNGFTQQYSAGIEGGNNAVTYSLSGNLRASQSHRVYGDNRAFGFRNGIGANIGSVGKYQGSFSYNETDSPRFRNGNAGGYTSLWVLEAGRSSAFGFNNDIDHMTPAGFDSLKKFVNDGERLQDNRVFTRGFQTSHRIDFDPMRSIKTHATFGLNNRFSRERAIVTNEFQIATRAFPVGTVDRGSISNYERTFTGFTFDVGGQHSAAIGSDLSVITSLGAQLFRNDDVQVAYTATNVRDGAQTVTGAGVTASQDVAYRVANYGLFGQTNISYRERYTMELGLRADKNTAFGTNTGAQVYPKIGLVWALGAEDWMRKMLSEDVLSDIRLRAAYGVAGQFPQPFANDRTVTINSFNGQQAATFGQPGNPDLKPERTGTLEMGADLSLFRNRASLGLGYYTARTEGALITAPPAPSTGETSQVANIGQISNKGVELRATVTPVNNATWRVTLNGAFNTLTNRVENLGGTPPFGISGYGASTVQGMVQEGYPVGFLRGAKAIFNADGSIKEIQELAYLGKPMPDKFGSFGAQIGIGSRLTISTSADYQFGAQAQSFDKAFRYLYGVPGTDGYVPAAALAQAPYNGSRASIWQRVMNLWVENTDYVAFRTVTIDYRLPEKLLPRGTKDTRASLSIVNPWRWASSSFDPETDLSSATTQGAAAVGGFNYATDGNPRSFLLTLRFGF; translated from the coding sequence ATGACACGACGTTCTCGATGGTCCGGCGTTTTCCTGGGCGTGGCGCTCGCCATGTTCGGGACTTCTCCGCTCCGCGCGCAGGCAACCGGCACCGTCACGGGCCGCGTGACGGATTCCAGATCCGGTATCCCCTTGCCGGGCGCCCAGGTCTTTGCCGACAACAACCGCGATCGTGTGGTCCGGACCGACGCCGACGGTCGCTACCGGCTCTCCACGTTGCCCCCGGGCGAACGCACGATCCAGGTCCGCATGATCGGCTACTCCAACAAGAGTGCCGCCGCCACCGTGGGGGCCGGACAGACCGTCACCGTGGACATGGCGCTCGATGTGCAGCCGCTCGACCTCGACGCCGTCGTCGTCACCGGGCAGGGCGGTGAGATATCGAAGCGACGCATCGCCACCACGGTGGACGTGGTGAGTGCCGAAAAGATCGAGGCCTCACCCGCCAAGCGTCTCGACGAACTGTTGCAGACGAACCTGCCGAGCGCGCAGATCCGTCTCACCTCCGGCCAGCCGGGCACGACGTCGATCATGCGTACGCGTGGCATCACGTCGGTGAGCAGCAACTCCACGCCCGTCATCTACGTGGACGGCGTGCGCATGGACAACCTGAACACCATCGCGACGCTCGGCATCAACGTATCCGGCGTGCGGGGACAGGGAGCCGCGACGAGCGCCATCGCCGACTTGCCGATGGATAACATCGAGCGCATCGAATTCATCCCGGGTGGTGCCGCCACCACGCTCTACGGGTCCGATGCCGCCAACGGCGTGATCCAGATCTTCACGAAGCGTGGCAGCACCGGCGGGACGAAGGGGTATTTCGAAACCCGCACGGGGTACGATACGCCGCAGACCCAGTTCCAGTTCTTCAAGGCCACACGCGATCTGCTCTACCGGAACGGCTTCACCCAGCAGTACTCGGCGGGCATCGAGGGCGGAAACAACGCGGTGACCTACAGCCTGTCGGGCAACCTGCGCGCCAGTCAGAGTCATCGGGTGTACGGGGACAATCGCGCCTTCGGCTTCCGCAACGGGATCGGCGCGAACATCGGCAGCGTGGGCAAGTATCAGGGATCGTTCTCGTACAACGAGACCGACTCGCCACGCTTCCGCAACGGCAATGCGGGCGGCTACACGTCGTTGTGGGTGCTCGAAGCCGGCCGCTCGTCGGCGTTCGGGTTCAACAACGACATCGATCACATGACCCCCGCCGGTTTCGACAGTCTCAAGAAGTTCGTGAACGACGGTGAACGGTTGCAGGACAATCGGGTGTTCACCCGCGGCTTCCAGACCTCGCACCGCATCGATTTCGATCCGATGCGTTCGATCAAGACGCACGCGACGTTCGGTCTGAACAACCGCTTCAGCCGTGAACGGGCCATCGTCACCAACGAGTTCCAGATCGCGACCCGCGCCTTCCCGGTGGGGACGGTCGACCGCGGTTCGATCTCGAACTACGAGCGCACCTTCACCGGCTTCACCTTCGATGTGGGTGGCCAGCACAGTGCGGCCATCGGCAGCGATCTCTCGGTCATCACGTCGCTGGGCGCACAGCTCTTCCGCAACGACGACGTGCAGGTGGCGTACACGGCCACGAACGTCCGCGACGGTGCGCAGACGGTCACCGGTGCCGGTGTGACGGCGTCGCAGGACGTGGCCTACCGGGTGGCCAACTACGGGCTCTTCGGACAGACCAACATCAGCTATCGCGAACGCTACACCATGGAACTCGGCCTGCGCGCCGACAAGAACACCGCGTTCGGTACCAACACCGGCGCCCAGGTCTATCCGAAGATCGGTCTCGTGTGGGCGCTGGGCGCGGAAGACTGGATGCGCAAGATGCTGTCGGAGGATGTGCTGTCGGACATCCGTCTGCGTGCCGCGTATGGCGTGGCGGGCCAGTTCCCGCAGCCGTTCGCCAACGATCGCACCGTCACCATCAACTCGTTCAACGGGCAGCAGGCGGCCACGTTCGGGCAGCCGGGCAATCCGGATCTCAAGCCGGAACGTACGGGCACGCTGGAAATGGGGGCCGATCTCTCGTTGTTCCGGAATCGTGCCTCACTCGGTCTGGGATACTACACGGCGCGCACGGAGGGTGCGCTCATCACGGCGCCGCCGGCCCCGTCAACCGGCGAAACCAGTCAGGTCGCCAACATCGGCCAGATCTCCAACAAGGGTGTGGAACTGCGGGCCACCGTGACACCGGTCAACAATGCCACGTGGCGCGTCACCCTCAACGGGGCCTTCAACACGCTCACCAACCGGGTGGAGAATCTCGGTGGGACGCCGCCGTTCGGTATCAGCGGCTACGGGGCCAGCACCGTGCAGGGCATGGTGCAGGAAGGGTATCCCGTGGGCTTCCTGCGCGGCGCCAAAGCCATCTTCAACGCCGATGGCAGCATCAAGGAGATCCAGGAGCTCGCCTACCTCGGCAAGCCCATGCCCGACAAGTTTGGCAGCTTCGGGGCGCAGATCGGCATCGGTTCCCGTCTCACCATCAGCACCAGTGCCGACTACCAGTTCGGCGCGCAGGCCCAGTCGTTCGACAAGGCGTTCCGTTATCTGTACGGCGTGCCAGGCACCGATGGGTACGTGCCCGCTGCCGCGCTCGCGCAGGCTCCCTACAACGGCAGTCGCGCCTCCATCTGGCAGCGCGTGATGAATCTCTGGGTGGAGAACACCGACTACGTGGCGTTCCGCACCGTGACGATCGACTACCGTCTGCCGGAGAAGCTGTTGCCGCGTGGCACGAAGGATACACGGGCCTCGCTCTCCATCGTGAATCCGTGGCGCTGGGCGTCGTCGAGCTTCGATCCGGAAACCGATCTCTCCTCGGCCACCACGCAGGGCGCCGCGGCGGTGGGCGGTTTCAACTACGCCACCGATGGCAATCCGCGCAGCTTCCTCCTCACCCTTCGCTTCGGGTTCTGA
- a CDS encoding acetylornithine deacetylase/succinyl-diaminopimelate desuccinylase family protein: protein MVNLPHAIDRVFAAIDAAQDEMVSFTSDMIRIPTVNPPGDAYVECAEFIGRRLAACDFTVDYPIAEGRPEHTPTHPRMNVVGLRRGRTDRPLVHLNGHFDVVPAGAGWTVDPFGGEVRDGRIYGRGSCDMKAGITAAIYAAEAIRRAGIPLHGSVEISGTVDEESGGFAGMAYLAQQGRVSASRTDAVIITEPTNTDRLYIGHRGVYWFEVTTHGRIAHGSMPFLGTNAIEHMGVILDRIRRVLMPVLQSRTTAVPVKPDGARHATLNINGIAGGQPVDGIQTPCVADICRAIFDRRFLAEEGFEATRAEIVDLLETAAKETPELLFELRDLMVVHPVKTPDGASVVTSLERSVQQVLGRPIMLAASPGTYDHKHVDRIAGVPNCVAYGPGILDLAHQPDEYCAIDDLMQSTKVLALSILELTDTVVV, encoded by the coding sequence ATGGTCAACCTTCCGCATGCAATCGATCGCGTCTTCGCCGCCATCGATGCGGCCCAGGACGAGATGGTGTCGTTCACGTCGGACATGATCCGCATCCCGACGGTGAATCCTCCCGGCGACGCGTATGTCGAATGCGCGGAGTTCATCGGCCGTCGCCTGGCGGCATGCGACTTCACCGTCGACTACCCCATCGCTGAGGGACGACCGGAGCACACGCCCACCCATCCCCGCATGAACGTGGTCGGACTGCGACGGGGACGCACCGATCGACCGCTCGTGCATCTCAACGGGCATTTCGATGTCGTTCCGGCGGGTGCCGGATGGACCGTCGATCCGTTCGGGGGCGAAGTACGTGACGGCCGCATTTATGGCCGTGGTTCCTGTGATATGAAAGCGGGGATCACCGCGGCGATCTATGCGGCCGAAGCCATCAGACGGGCCGGCATTCCGTTGCACGGCTCGGTGGAAATCAGCGGCACCGTCGACGAAGAAAGCGGCGGCTTCGCCGGCATGGCCTATCTCGCGCAACAGGGACGGGTGAGCGCGAGCCGGACCGACGCGGTCATCATCACCGAACCCACGAACACCGACCGCCTCTATATCGGGCACCGGGGCGTGTACTGGTTCGAGGTGACGACGCACGGTCGCATTGCCCACGGATCGATGCCGTTTCTCGGGACCAACGCGATCGAACACATGGGCGTAATCCTCGATCGCATACGCCGCGTGCTGATGCCGGTCCTGCAGTCCCGCACCACTGCCGTGCCGGTCAAACCCGATGGCGCGCGGCATGCGACGCTCAATATCAACGGTATAGCCGGCGGTCAGCCGGTCGATGGGATACAGACCCCCTGCGTGGCCGACATCTGTCGTGCGATCTTCGATCGGCGATTCCTCGCCGAGGAAGGATTCGAAGCCACGCGCGCGGAGATCGTGGATCTGCTGGAGACGGCAGCGAAGGAAACGCCCGAACTGCTCTTCGAGTTGCGCGATCTGATGGTGGTGCATCCGGTGAAGACGCCGGATGGCGCGTCGGTGGTGACTTCGCTGGAACGTTCCGTACAGCAGGTGCTGGGACGACCGATCATGCTGGCAGCGAGCCCCGGGACATACGATCACAAGCACGTCGATCGGATCGCCGGCGTGCCGAACTGCGTGGCCTACGGTCCGGGCATTCTCGATCTCGCGCATCAGCCGGACGAGTACTGCGCCATCGACGACCTCATGCAATCCACGAAGGTCCTGGCGCTGTCCATTCTCGAGTTGACCGACACCGTCGTCGTCTGA